The following coding sequences are from one Elusimicrobium minutum Pei191 window:
- a CDS encoding ribonucleoside triphosphate reductase, with the protein MPKSEIIKNIVKRDGTKQKFDAAKITKAISKAGQVTGEFGEDVASKLTIRVINIIQQLYSDSVPTVENIQDIVEDVLLTSNYHKTAKSYIIYREQHSKIREIHSKFNVDLVEQYLKKMDWQVNENSNMSYSLQGLNNYISSEISKVYWLNKIYPENIRRAHQTGAVHLHDLGLLGAYCVGWDLQDLLTSGFKGVSGKAESRPAKHFRTALGQIVNFFYTLQGESAGAQAFSNFDTLLAPFIYYDKLSYTEIKQALQEFLFNVNVPTRVGFQTPFTNLTMDLNVPSYFKNQPVIIGGQLQDKTYGEFQKEMDLLNKAFLEIMLQGDAKGRVFTFPIPTYNITKDFDWNNSELIPLWEITAKYGIPYFANFINSDMSPEDARSMCCRLRIDNRELIKRGGGLFGSAPLTGSIGVVTINMPRLGYVSKTEEEFFKNLAGLMDIAKDSLEIKRKIIERFTEGNLYPYMRFYLRTVKERFNQYWKNHFSTIGLVGLNEAALNLLGVDLGTEKGRAFGEKVLDFMRERLISYQKETDNNYNLEATPAEGTSYRLAKIDKEQFPDIITANEAHYKEGKAPFYTNSSQLPVNYSDDIFEILDLQDSMQAKYTGGTVVHIYMGEKVKNIEALKKFIKKVCENYQLPYFSITPTFSVCPKCGYLEGEHKECPKCKEQAIEDIERRIKAIEEQLFSPGSAS; encoded by the coding sequence ATGCCAAAGTCAGAAATCATAAAAAATATTGTAAAGAGAGACGGAACCAAACAAAAATTTGACGCCGCTAAAATAACAAAAGCTATTTCAAAAGCCGGCCAGGTTACAGGCGAATTTGGCGAAGATGTCGCTTCCAAACTTACAATAAGAGTTATTAACATAATTCAGCAACTTTATTCGGACAGCGTACCCACGGTTGAAAATATACAAGATATCGTTGAAGACGTTCTTTTAACTTCCAACTACCACAAAACCGCAAAATCTTACATTATTTACAGGGAACAGCATTCCAAAATAAGGGAAATACATTCAAAATTTAACGTTGATTTGGTTGAGCAATACCTTAAAAAGATGGACTGGCAGGTAAATGAGAACAGCAATATGAGTTACTCTTTACAAGGGTTAAACAACTATATTTCCTCAGAAATCAGCAAGGTTTACTGGCTTAATAAAATTTACCCCGAAAATATAAGACGCGCGCACCAGACAGGCGCGGTTCACTTGCATGACCTTGGCCTTTTGGGAGCTTATTGCGTGGGCTGGGACTTGCAGGACCTTCTTACCAGCGGTTTTAAAGGTGTAAGCGGAAAGGCGGAATCACGCCCGGCAAAACATTTTCGCACGGCTTTAGGCCAAATTGTAAACTTTTTTTACACTTTGCAGGGTGAAAGCGCCGGCGCACAGGCATTTTCCAACTTTGACACGCTTTTAGCGCCTTTTATCTATTACGATAAGCTTTCTTATACGGAAATTAAACAGGCTTTGCAGGAATTTTTGTTTAACGTTAACGTTCCTACCCGCGTGGGGTTCCAAACTCCGTTTACTAATTTAACAATGGACCTTAACGTTCCTTCTTATTTTAAAAACCAGCCTGTAATTATAGGCGGACAGTTGCAGGATAAAACGTATGGTGAATTCCAAAAAGAAATGGACTTGCTTAACAAAGCTTTTCTTGAAATTATGCTTCAGGGCGACGCTAAAGGTCGTGTTTTTACCTTTCCTATTCCTACATACAACATAACCAAGGATTTTGACTGGAATAATTCCGAGCTTATTCCTTTGTGGGAAATTACCGCTAAGTACGGTATTCCGTATTTCGCTAATTTTATTAATTCCGACATGAGCCCGGAAGATGCACGCTCCATGTGCTGCCGTTTAAGAATTGATAACAGGGAACTTATTAAAAGAGGCGGCGGCTTATTCGGCTCCGCTCCGCTTACGGGTTCAATAGGCGTGGTTACAATTAACATGCCCCGTTTGGGTTATGTATCTAAAACGGAAGAGGAATTCTTTAAAAATTTAGCCGGCCTTATGGATATAGCCAAAGACAGCTTGGAAATTAAACGTAAAATAATTGAACGTTTTACCGAGGGCAATTTATATCCTTATATGAGATTTTATTTAAGAACCGTAAAAGAACGTTTTAACCAGTATTGGAAAAACCATTTTTCAACAATAGGCTTAGTCGGCTTAAATGAAGCCGCGTTAAACCTTTTAGGCGTTGATTTGGGTACGGAAAAAGGCCGCGCGTTTGGCGAAAAAGTGCTTGATTTTATGAGAGAGCGCCTTATTTCCTACCAAAAAGAAACAGATAATAACTATAACCTTGAGGCCACGCCCGCGGAAGGCACCTCATACCGTTTGGCTAAAATTGATAAAGAGCAGTTCCCCGACATTATTACGGCTAATGAAGCCCATTATAAAGAGGGTAAAGCGCCTTTTTACACCAATTCAAGCCAGCTGCCGGTTAACTACAGCGACGATATTTTTGAAATACTGGACTTGCAAGATTCAATGCAGGCCAAATATACGGGCGGCACGGTAGTCCATATTTATATGGGTGAAAAGGTTAAAAATATTGAAGCCCTTAAAAAGTTTATTAAAAAAGTGTGTGAAAATTACCAACTGC
- a CDS encoding aminopeptidase: MFNKNELKKYAEIMVWSLKKARTAQFKKYDSVLVRYDIASAPLAEEINRILLAERLNPVMQVLSSENITKDFYQISDDSQLKFMPKWQLEMQKGINGLIALRAPASLDHLKDVDPKKMSLTALARKPAKEILDKREAEGSFGWTLSTYPTQALAKKAGLSLKEYTNQIKKACYLTDANPLKTWEKIYKQMEEVTKWLESLKIDTINMQSKSMDLNVLLGEQRKFLSARGCNMPSFEIFTSPDWRGTEGVYFADMKSFRSGQIIENIKVEFKKGRVIKAKASKGDDYLKKMIAMDPGAAQIGEFSLTDKRFSKIDRFMADTLFDENFGGKNGNSHIALGASFADSFSGDVKKLTKAKKKALGFNDSSLHWDIINTEDKIVKAKVKNGKTVTIYEKGMFKY, translated from the coding sequence ATGTTTAATAAAAATGAATTGAAGAAATACGCAGAGATCATGGTATGGTCGCTAAAAAAAGCAAGGACGGCGCAATTTAAAAAGTATGACTCAGTTCTTGTCCGTTATGATATAGCATCCGCCCCGCTGGCCGAGGAAATTAACAGAATTTTACTTGCCGAAAGGCTTAACCCTGTTATGCAGGTACTCAGTTCCGAAAACATAACAAAGGATTTCTACCAAATTTCTGACGATAGCCAACTTAAATTCATGCCAAAATGGCAGCTTGAGATGCAAAAAGGCATAAACGGACTTATTGCTCTGCGCGCGCCGGCCAGTTTGGATCACTTAAAAGACGTTGATCCTAAAAAAATGTCTTTAACAGCGTTGGCAAGAAAGCCCGCTAAAGAAATTTTAGATAAACGCGAGGCGGAAGGTTCCTTCGGGTGGACGCTTTCCACCTATCCTACCCAAGCGCTTGCCAAAAAAGCGGGGCTTAGTTTAAAAGAATATACAAATCAAATAAAAAAAGCCTGTTACCTTACGGATGCCAACCCCTTAAAAACATGGGAAAAAATTTATAAACAAATGGAAGAGGTAACTAAGTGGCTTGAGTCTTTAAAAATAGACACTATTAATATGCAGTCTAAAAGCATGGATTTAAATGTTCTCTTGGGTGAACAGCGCAAATTTTTATCAGCGCGCGGTTGCAATATGCCTTCTTTTGAAATTTTTACCTCGCCCGATTGGAGGGGAACGGAAGGAGTATATTTCGCAGATATGAAATCTTTTAGAAGCGGGCAGATAATAGAAAATATAAAAGTGGAGTTTAAAAAAGGGCGCGTAATTAAGGCAAAAGCTTCAAAAGGGGACGATTACCTTAAAAAAATGATAGCTATGGACCCGGGCGCCGCTCAAATAGGCGAATTTTCTTTAACGGATAAACGTTTTTCTAAAATCGACCGCTTTATGGCGGATACTTTGTTTGACGAAAACTTTGGCGGCAAAAACGGCAACAGCCACATAGCTTTAGGCGCCAGCTTTGCCGACAGCTTTAGCGGTGACGTTAAAAAACTTACAAAAGCTAAAAAGAAAGCGCTTGGGTTTAATGACTCATCGCTTCATTGGGATATTATAAATACGGAAGATAAAATTGTTAAAGCAAAAGTAAAAAACGGTAAAACGGTTACTATATACGAGAAAGGAATGTTTAAATATTAA
- a CDS encoding TadE/TadG family type IV pilus assembly protein, protein MRLANIFNRRGQATTEVVLLFPLFLIFIVFMAKIFALLVLVQKMEIASAYAAKRWQLESHSNIDYATGWDNSFLLKDIQKKVEDYIGFNNRAMKDFMSLRSVKVNIERTQVWNEVKITVNTQPAQIAILCKYDKQVVCRDQAIRDNCLRGYNYLCESGGQMEVKKFVPTRGRPVQFQLPVNKRK, encoded by the coding sequence ATGAGATTAGCAAATATCTTTAACAGACGGGGGCAGGCAACCACGGAAGTTGTTTTATTATTTCCGCTGTTTTTAATTTTTATTGTTTTTATGGCTAAAATTTTTGCGCTTTTGGTGCTTGTGCAAAAAATGGAAATAGCTTCGGCCTACGCAGCCAAACGCTGGCAGCTTGAATCTCATTCAAACATTGATTACGCTACGGGCTGGGACAATAGTTTCCTTTTAAAAGACATACAAAAAAAGGTTGAGGACTATATAGGCTTTAACAACCGCGCGATGAAAGATTTTATGAGCCTTAGAAGCGTAAAAGTTAATATTGAAAGAACGCAGGTTTGGAACGAGGTAAAAATTACCGTAAACACACAACCCGCGCAGATAGCTATTTTATGTAAATATGACAAGCAGGTTGTTTGTAGGGACCAAGCTATAAGGGACAATTGTTTGCGGGGATATAATTATTTATGCGAATCCGGCGGGCAGATGGAAGTAAAAAAATTCGTTCCTACAAGAGGCCGCCCCGTGCAATTCCAACTGCCTGTTAACAAAAGGAAATAA